The proteins below come from a single Prochlorococcus marinus CUG1415 genomic window:
- a CDS encoding NifU family protein: protein MSTETLSLTNENVEKVLDELRPFLISDGGNVEIAEIDGPIVKVRLQGACGSCPSSTMTLKMGIERKLKEMIPEISEVVQVL from the coding sequence ATGAGTACTGAAACACTCTCGCTGACAAATGAAAATGTAGAAAAAGTCCTTGACGAGCTCAGACCGTTTTTAATATCTGATGGAGGTAATGTAGAAATTGCAGAAATAGATGGTCCAATTGTCAAAGTCAGACTTCAAGGGGCATGTGGCAGTTGCCCAAGTAGTACTATGACTCTAAAAATGGGTATTGAAAGAAAGTTAAAAGAAATGATTCCTGAAATA
- a CDS encoding malate:quinone oxidoreductase: MTSFKNPTNDNSYFDAVLVGAGIMSSTLALLISEVLPDVRFLIIEKLNDPGSESTGAFNNAGTGHAANCELNYTPLDEKANIKIDKALSINRSFERSMSLWASLYEAGKIDIKKFLKFIPHISFVSGQDNISFLKKRFQKMTENPEFIDMEFSTSFDEITSWAPLITKDRNPFTKIAATRIGRGTDINFEALTKEYLSLVSLNKNVEIRYKTELVDLKKIDKKKWELEISSEGRKTSIRTGYVFLGAGGKTINYLQKSKIPEAKIYGGFPVSGKWLICEKKDLTEKHNSKVYGKADIGSPPMSVPHLDTRWIDNKKLLLYGPFAGFTTKFLKQSSYFDLFSSIKKNNIFSMLDVGFKNNDLINYLISQSLKNHNSRVENLKNMMPSANPSDWYLKNAGQRVQIIKKTEGGGSLKFGTEIVNSSDGSLSALLGASPGASTAVSIMVEVLEKSVLFLNDKHNLKKKINDLIYPELSAFENDSNFIKDIKKRNNSIFGFHP; encoded by the coding sequence GTGACTTCATTTAAAAACCCTACTAATGACAATAGCTACTTTGATGCAGTCTTAGTAGGAGCAGGTATAATGAGCAGTACTTTAGCTCTCCTAATTTCAGAAGTTTTACCAGATGTAAGGTTTCTTATTATAGAAAAACTAAATGATCCAGGAAGTGAAAGTACTGGCGCTTTTAATAATGCAGGTACAGGACATGCTGCTAATTGCGAATTAAATTATACCCCTTTAGATGAAAAAGCAAATATAAAAATAGATAAAGCGCTCTCAATAAATCGTTCTTTTGAAAGATCAATGTCTTTGTGGGCCTCATTGTATGAAGCAGGGAAAATTGATATTAAAAAGTTTTTAAAATTTATTCCTCACATTAGCTTTGTTTCTGGTCAGGATAATATTTCTTTTTTAAAAAAAAGATTTCAGAAAATGACTGAAAATCCTGAATTTATCGATATGGAATTTTCTACATCTTTTGATGAAATTACATCATGGGCTCCTCTAATAACAAAAGATAGGAATCCATTTACTAAAATTGCTGCTACCAGAATAGGAAGAGGAACTGATATTAATTTTGAGGCTTTGACTAAAGAGTATTTGTCATTAGTTTCTTTAAACAAAAATGTTGAAATTAGATACAAAACAGAATTAGTAGATTTAAAGAAAATTGATAAAAAAAAATGGGAACTAGAAATTAGTTCAGAAGGTAGAAAAACTTCCATTAGAACTGGCTATGTTTTTCTTGGTGCTGGTGGAAAGACAATTAATTATTTGCAAAAATCAAAAATTCCAGAAGCAAAGATTTATGGTGGATTTCCTGTTAGTGGGAAATGGCTTATTTGCGAGAAAAAAGATCTAACAGAAAAACATAACTCAAAAGTTTATGGTAAGGCTGATATTGGATCGCCACCAATGTCTGTGCCTCATTTAGATACTAGATGGATTGATAATAAAAAACTTCTTTTATATGGACCTTTTGCTGGATTTACAACAAAATTTTTAAAGCAAAGTTCATACTTTGACTTATTTAGTTCAATTAAAAAGAATAATATATTTTCTATGTTAGACGTTGGTTTCAAGAACAATGATTTAATTAATTACCTAATATCACAATCATTAAAGAACCATAACTCAAGAGTTGAGAATTTAAAGAATATGATGCCATCAGCTAATCCCTCTGATTGGTACTTAAAGAATGCTGGTCAAAGAGTCCAAATAATTAAAAAAACTGAAGGAGGAGGTTCTTTGAAATTTGGAACAGAGATTGTGAATTCATCTGATGGATCATTATCTGCTTTGCTAGGAGCTTCTCCCGGAGCAAGTACTGCGGTTTCAATTATGGTTGAGGTTCTAGAAAAATCTGTTTTATTTTTAAACGACAAGCATAATCTTAAGAAAAAAATAAATGACTTAATTTATCCAGAACTATCGGCCTTTGAAAATGACAGTAACTTCATAAAAGACATCAAAAAAAGAAATAATTCGATTTTTGGTTTCCATCCATAA